The genomic DNA GTAGGATTTGGATCTTTAAATGAGCCATCTCCCGGCTTTATCGCTCGAAAGAATTTGTCTGAATTTGGAGGATTTGGAAATGGGATTCTTCATACCTCTACACCTTTTCAAGAGATGTATGCCTCGGAAGGAGTTTCTTGCAGTATTGATATAAAATTTCTCTTAGGACCCTTTGGAATTACAATTGGAAAGCATGCAATGAATCCGAATGGAATTTCCATTTGGAATAAGGGGCATATTTGTGTTTGGCGCCGGCATGGTGTATGGAACTACGACCCAAATGGTGCACCAATGCTTTTGAAAGCAGATTATTTTTCAAAGGTAAATGGAAGAAGCATAGATTTCTATTCTGATTTTATGAAGCCATTTATAAAAAATTTTAAAACATCAATTCAAAAAGTAAACAAACAATTTTTTATATTCATTGAAAGTGATCCAACTAAACTTGAATTAAAATGGGATGAAAAAGAAAAGAAGGGTTACTCGTCAGTAGTCAATGCTAGTCATTGGTATGATGGAGTTTTACTCTTTACAAAAAAAAGCTTTGATTGGTTCGGAGTTCACGGTTTTAAGATGAAACCCGTCTTCGGAAAAGAAGCGGTCCGAGCTATGTATAACGATTCGATTGCAGCTATTAAGAATATGTCAACAACGGAAATGAATTCTTGTCCAACACTCATTGGTGAAACAGGGATTCCTATGGATATGGAAGGAGCTAATGCATATAAAACGCTAGATTATAGTAAGCAGGAATCGGCGATGGATGCAATCTTTAGAGCAATTGAAAAAAATATTGTCAACGTGACTATATGGAATTATACTCCAGATAATACTCATAAACTAGGCGACAAATGGAATGAAGAGGATTTATCCATTTACTCCAAAGACACCCCAAGAGAAGTTTGCGAAAATGGAGGTAGAGGGACGAAAGCGTTTTCGCGTCCTTATCCGATTCTAACGGAAGGAAACCCGGTTTCACTTTATTTCGATATAAAGAAAGGATTGTT from Leptospiraceae bacterium includes the following:
- a CDS encoding cellulase family glycosylhydrolase — encoded protein: MNRLYSKNGFFSDKSGGIILLRGVNLAGSSKLPTIPDGTTLLDQTESFKNHRNVSFIGRPFLEEEANEHFDRLKKWGFNFLRFLITWEAIEHGGPGIYDDEYIEYIVRMVKLAEKKGFYLFIDPHQDVWSRFTGGDGAPGWTLESIGIDIMKLKDAEMAYIHYAQGKDYKKMIWPQNYQKYPTATLFSLFFGGKVFAPNLKIDGVNIQDYLQSHYIKSILRLARKISKFKNVVGFGSLNEPSPGFIARKNLSEFGGFGNGILHTSTPFQEMYASEGVSCSIDIKFLLGPFGITIGKHAMNPNGISIWNKGHICVWRRHGVWNYDPNGAPMLLKADYFSKVNGRSIDFYSDFMKPFIKNFKTSIQKVNKQFFIFIESDPTKLELKWDEKEKKGYSSVVNASHWYDGVLLFTKKSFDWFGVHGFKMKPVFGKEAVRAMYNDSIAAIKNMSTTEMNSCPTLIGETGIPMDMEGANAYKTLDYSKQESAMDAIFRAIEKNIVNVTIWNYTPDNTHKLGDKWNEEDLSIYSKDTPREVCENGGRGTKAFSRPYPILTEGNPVSLYFDIKKGLFKYSFRRGGYDKGSCVIFIPDVHYAAGFKVLINAGTYTYKKDKNLFFFQGESGVDLYGITILKD